In a genomic window of Myotis daubentonii chromosome 18, mMyoDau2.1, whole genome shotgun sequence:
- the UBAP2L gene encoding ubiquitin-associated protein 2-like isoform X18: MMTSVGTNRARGNWEQPQNQNQTQHKQRPQATAEQIRLAQMISDHNDADFEEKVKQLIDITGKNQDECVIALHDCNGDVNRAINVLLEGNPDTHSWEMVGKKKGVSGQKDGGQTESNEEGKENRDRDRDYSRRRGGPPRRGRGASRGRECMHGALTKPAVVRGQENGLDGTKSGGPSGRGTERGRRGRGRGRGGSGRRGGRFSAQGMGTFNPADYAEPANTDDNYGNNSGSTWNNTGHFEPDDGTSAWRTATEEWGTEDWNEDLSETKIFTASNVSSVPLPAENVTITAGQRIDLAVLLGKTPSSMENDSSNLDPSQAPSLAQPLVFSNSKQNTISQPASGNTFSHHSVVSMLGKGFGDVSETKSGSTTGSQFLEQFKTAQALAQLAAQHSQSGTTTTSSWDMGSTTQSPSLVQYDLKNPNDSTVHSPFTKRQAFTPSSTMMEVFLQEKPPAAATSTAAPPPPSSPLPSKSTSAPQMSPGSSDNQSSSPQPAQQKLKQQKKKASLTSKIPALAVEMPGSADISGLNLQFGALQFGSEPVLSDYESTPTTSASSSQAPNSLYTSTASESSSTISSNQSQESGYQSGPIQSTTYTSQNNAQGPLYEQRSTQTRRYPSSISSSPQKDLTQAKNGFSSVQATQLQTTQSVEGATGSAVKSDSPSTSSIPPLSETVSAASLLTTTNQHSSTLGGLNHSEEIPNTTTTQHNSTLSTQQNTLSSSTSSGRTSTSTLLHTSVESEANLHSSSSTFSTTSSTVSAPPPVVSVSSSLNSGSSLGLNIGSNSTVTASTRSSVATTSGKAPPNLPPGVPPLLPNPYIMAPGLLHAYPPQVYGYDDLQMLQTRFPLDYYSIPFPAPTTPLTGRDGSLSSNPYSGDLTKFGRGDASSPAPATTLAQPQQNQTQTHHTTQQTFLNPALPPGYSYTSLPYYTGVPGLPSTFQYGPAVFPVAPTSSKQHGVNVSVNASATPFQQPSGYGSHGYNTGRKYPPPYKHFWTAES, encoded by the exons CATTCCTGGGAGATGGTCGGAAAGAAGAAAGGAGTCTCAGGACAGAAGGATGGTGGCCAAACGGAATCCAATGAGGAAGGCAAAGAAAATCGAGACCGGGACAGAGACTATAGTCGGCGACGTGGTGGGCCACCAAGACGGGGAAGAGGCGCCAGCCGTGGACGAGAGTGTATGCATGGGGCTTTAACAAAACCAGCTGTGG ttCGGGGTCAGGAAAATGGATTAGATGGCACCAAGAGTGGAGGGCCTTCTggaagaggcacagagagaggcagaagagGTCGTGGACGAGGCAGAG gTGGTTCTGGTAGGCGGGGAGGAAGGTTTTCTGCTCAAGGAATGGG aaccTTTAACCCAGCTGATTATGCAGAACCAGCCAATACTGATGATAACTATGGCAATAATAGCGGCAGTACGTGGAACAACACTGGCCACTTCGAGCCAGATGATGGGACGA GCGCATGGAGGACCGCAACAGAAGAGTGGGGAACTGAAGATTGGAATGAAGAT ctttcTGAGACCAAGATCTTCACTGCCTCTAATGTGTCTTCAGTGCCTCTGCCTGCAGAGAATGTGACAATCACTGCTGGTCAGAG AATTGACCTTGCTGTCCTGTTGGGGAAGACACCATCTTCAATGGAGAATGATTCATCTAATCTGGATCCATCTCAGGCTCCTTCTCTTGCCCAGCCTCTGGTGTTCAGTAACTCGAAGCAGAATACCATATCACAGCCTGCTTCAGGGAACACATTTTCTCATCACAGTGTG GTGAGCATGTTAGGGAAAGGATTTGGTGATGTCAGTGAAACTAAAAGTGGCAGCACCACAGGCTCCCAGTTCTTGGAGCAATTCAAGACTGCTCAGGCCCTGGCTCAGTTGGCAGCTCAGCATTCTCAATCTGgaaccaccaccacctcctcttGGGACATGGGCTCCACCACACAGTCCCCATCGCTGGTGCAGTATG ATTTGAAGAACCCAAATGATTCAACAGTGCACAGCCCCTTCACAAAGCGCCAGGCTTTTACCCCGTCTTCAACCATGATGGAGGTGTTCCTTCAGGAGAAGCCACCCGCAGCGGCTACCTCCACAGCTGCACCTCCACCCCCCTCTTCTCCTCTGCCAAGCAAATCCACCTCGGCTCCACAAATGTCTCCTGGGTCTTCAGACAACCAATCCTCCAGCCCTCAGCCGGCTCAGCAAAAACTGAAACAGCAGAAGAAAAAAGCCTCCTTGACTTCTAAG ATTCCTGCTCTGGCTGTGGAGATGCCTGGCTCAGCAGATATCTCAGGGCTAAACCTACAGTTTGGGGCATTGCAGTTTGGGTCAGAGCCTGTCCTTTCTGATTATGAGTCCACTCCAACCACGAGCGCCTCTTCAAGCCAGGCTCCAAATAGCCTCTATACCAGCACGGCCAG TGAATCTTCATCTACAATTTCATCTAATCAGAGTCAGGAGTCCGGTTATCAGAGTGGCCCAATTCAGTCAACAACCTATACCTCCCAAAACAATGCTCAGGGCCCTCTGTATGAACAGAGATCCACGCAGACTCGGCGGTACCCCAGCTCCATCtcttcatcaccccaaaaggaccTGACTCAGGCAAAG AATGGCTTCAGTTCTGTGCAGGCCACGCAGTTACAGACCACGCAATCTGTTGAAG GTGCTACAGGCTCTGCAGTGAAATCTGACTCACCTTCTACTTCTAGTATCCCCCCTCTCAGTGAAACGGTATCTGCAGCTTCCTTATTGACGACAACCAATCAGCACTCGTCCACTTTGGGTGGCTTGAACCACAGTGAGGAGATTCCAAATACTACCACCACACAACACAACAG TACGTTATCTACTCAGCAGAATACCCTTTCGTCATCAACATCTTCTGGGCGTACTTCAACATCCACTCTTTTG CACACAAGCGTGGAGAGTGAGGCGAATCTTCATTCTTCCTCCAGCACTTTCTCCACCACGTCCAGCACAGTCTCTGCACCTCCGCCAGTGGTCAGTGTCTCCTCCAGTCTCAATAGTGGCAGTAGCCTGGGCCTCAACATAGGCAGCAACTCCACTGTCACAGCCTCGACTCGAAGCTCAGTTGCTACAACTTCAG gaAAAGCTCCTCCTAATCTCCCTCCTGGGGTCCCGCCATTGTTGCCTAATCCGTATATTATGGCTCCAGGGCTGTTACATGCCTACCCG CCACAAGTATATGGTTATGATGACTTGCAGATGCTTCAGACAAGATTTCCATTG GATTACTACAGCATCCCATTTCCTGCACCCACCACGCCGCTGACTGGGAGGGATGGTAGCCTGTCCAGCAACCCTTATTCCG GTGACCTCACAAAGTTTGGCCGTGGGgatgcctcctccccagccccggccaCTACCTTGGCCCAACCCCAACAGAACCAGACGCAGACTCACCACACCACGCAGCAGACATTCCTGAACCCGGCGCTGCCTCCTGGCTACAGTTACACCAGCCTGCCATACTACACAGGGGTTCCGGGCCTCCCCAGCACCTTCCAGTATGGGCCTGCTGTGTTCCCT GTGGCTCCTACCTCTTCCAAGCAGCATGGTGTGAATGTCAGTGTGAATGCATCGGCCACCCCTTTCCAACAGCCAAGTGGATATGGGTCTCATGGATACAACACTG GAAGAAAATATCCACCCCCTTACAAGCATTTCTGGACGGCAGAGAGCTAA
- the UBAP2L gene encoding ubiquitin-associated protein 2-like isoform X3, which translates to MMTSVGTNRARGNWEQPQNQNQTQHKQRPQATAEQIRLAQMISDHNDADFEEKVKQLIDITGKNQDECVIALHDCNGDVNRAINVLLEGNPDTHSWEMVGKKKGVSGQKDGGQTESNEEGKENRDRDRDYSRRRGGPPRRGRGASRGRECMHGALTKPAVVRGQENGLDGTKSGGPSGRGTERGRRGRGRGRGGSGRRGGRFSAQGMGTFNPADYAEPANTDDNYGNNSGSTWNNTGHFEPDDGTRLDFIGVEGSNYPRKFETAPGAWRTATEEWGTEDWNEDLSETKIFTASNVSSVPLPAENVTITAGQRIDLAVLLGKTPSSMENDSSNLDPSQAPSLAQPLVFSNSKQNTISQPASGNTFSHHSVVSMLGKGFGDVSETKSGSTTGSQFLEQFKTAQALAQLAAQHSQSGTTTTSSWDMGSTTQSPSLVQYDLKNPNDSTVHSPFTKRQAFTPSSTMMEVFLQEKPPAAATSTAAPPPPSSPLPSKSTSAPQMSPGSSDNQSSSPQPAQQKLKQQKKKASLTSKIPALAVEMPGSADISGLNLQFGALQFGSEPVLSDYESTPTTSASSSQAPNSLYTSTASESSSTISSNQSQESGYQSGPIQSTTYTSQNNAQGPLYEQRSTQTRRYPSSISSSPQKDLTQAKNGFSSVQATQLQTTQSVEGATGSAVKSDSPSTSSIPPLSETVSAASLLTTTNQHSSTLGGLNHSEEIPNTTTTQHNSTLSTQQNTLSSSTSSGRTSTSTLLHTSVESEANLHSSSSTFSTTSSTVSAPPPVVSVSSSLNSGSSLGLNIGSNSTVTASTRSSVATTSGKAPPNLPPGVPPLLPNPYIMAPGLLHAYPPQVYGYDDLQMLQTRFPLDYYSIPFPAPTTPLTGRDGSLSSNPYSGDLTKFGRGDASSPAPATTLAQPQQNQTQTHHTTQQTFLNPALPPGYSYTSLPYYTGVPGLPSTFQYGPAVFPVAPTSSKQHGVNVSVNASATPFQQPSGYGSHGYNTGVSVTSSNTGVPDISGSVYSKTQQSFEKQGFHSGTPAASFNLPSALGSGGPINPATAAAYPPAPFMHILTPHQQPHSQILHHHLQQDGQTGSGQRSQTSSIPQKPQTNKSAYNSYSWGAN; encoded by the exons CATTCCTGGGAGATGGTCGGAAAGAAGAAAGGAGTCTCAGGACAGAAGGATGGTGGCCAAACGGAATCCAATGAGGAAGGCAAAGAAAATCGAGACCGGGACAGAGACTATAGTCGGCGACGTGGTGGGCCACCAAGACGGGGAAGAGGCGCCAGCCGTGGACGAGAGTGTATGCATGGGGCTTTAACAAAACCAGCTGTGG ttCGGGGTCAGGAAAATGGATTAGATGGCACCAAGAGTGGAGGGCCTTCTggaagaggcacagagagaggcagaagagGTCGTGGACGAGGCAGAG gTGGTTCTGGTAGGCGGGGAGGAAGGTTTTCTGCTCAAGGAATGGG aaccTTTAACCCAGCTGATTATGCAGAACCAGCCAATACTGATGATAACTATGGCAATAATAGCGGCAGTACGTGGAACAACACTGGCCACTTCGAGCCAGATGATGGGACGA gACTTGATTTCATTGGGGTTGAGGGGTCAAATTATCCCCGAAAATTTGAGACTGCTCCTG GCGCATGGAGGACCGCAACAGAAGAGTGGGGAACTGAAGATTGGAATGAAGAT ctttcTGAGACCAAGATCTTCACTGCCTCTAATGTGTCTTCAGTGCCTCTGCCTGCAGAGAATGTGACAATCACTGCTGGTCAGAG AATTGACCTTGCTGTCCTGTTGGGGAAGACACCATCTTCAATGGAGAATGATTCATCTAATCTGGATCCATCTCAGGCTCCTTCTCTTGCCCAGCCTCTGGTGTTCAGTAACTCGAAGCAGAATACCATATCACAGCCTGCTTCAGGGAACACATTTTCTCATCACAGTGTG GTGAGCATGTTAGGGAAAGGATTTGGTGATGTCAGTGAAACTAAAAGTGGCAGCACCACAGGCTCCCAGTTCTTGGAGCAATTCAAGACTGCTCAGGCCCTGGCTCAGTTGGCAGCTCAGCATTCTCAATCTGgaaccaccaccacctcctcttGGGACATGGGCTCCACCACACAGTCCCCATCGCTGGTGCAGTATG ATTTGAAGAACCCAAATGATTCAACAGTGCACAGCCCCTTCACAAAGCGCCAGGCTTTTACCCCGTCTTCAACCATGATGGAGGTGTTCCTTCAGGAGAAGCCACCCGCAGCGGCTACCTCCACAGCTGCACCTCCACCCCCCTCTTCTCCTCTGCCAAGCAAATCCACCTCGGCTCCACAAATGTCTCCTGGGTCTTCAGACAACCAATCCTCCAGCCCTCAGCCGGCTCAGCAAAAACTGAAACAGCAGAAGAAAAAAGCCTCCTTGACTTCTAAG ATTCCTGCTCTGGCTGTGGAGATGCCTGGCTCAGCAGATATCTCAGGGCTAAACCTACAGTTTGGGGCATTGCAGTTTGGGTCAGAGCCTGTCCTTTCTGATTATGAGTCCACTCCAACCACGAGCGCCTCTTCAAGCCAGGCTCCAAATAGCCTCTATACCAGCACGGCCAG TGAATCTTCATCTACAATTTCATCTAATCAGAGTCAGGAGTCCGGTTATCAGAGTGGCCCAATTCAGTCAACAACCTATACCTCCCAAAACAATGCTCAGGGCCCTCTGTATGAACAGAGATCCACGCAGACTCGGCGGTACCCCAGCTCCATCtcttcatcaccccaaaaggaccTGACTCAGGCAAAG AATGGCTTCAGTTCTGTGCAGGCCACGCAGTTACAGACCACGCAATCTGTTGAAG GTGCTACAGGCTCTGCAGTGAAATCTGACTCACCTTCTACTTCTAGTATCCCCCCTCTCAGTGAAACGGTATCTGCAGCTTCCTTATTGACGACAACCAATCAGCACTCGTCCACTTTGGGTGGCTTGAACCACAGTGAGGAGATTCCAAATACTACCACCACACAACACAACAG TACGTTATCTACTCAGCAGAATACCCTTTCGTCATCAACATCTTCTGGGCGTACTTCAACATCCACTCTTTTG CACACAAGCGTGGAGAGTGAGGCGAATCTTCATTCTTCCTCCAGCACTTTCTCCACCACGTCCAGCACAGTCTCTGCACCTCCGCCAGTGGTCAGTGTCTCCTCCAGTCTCAATAGTGGCAGTAGCCTGGGCCTCAACATAGGCAGCAACTCCACTGTCACAGCCTCGACTCGAAGCTCAGTTGCTACAACTTCAG gaAAAGCTCCTCCTAATCTCCCTCCTGGGGTCCCGCCATTGTTGCCTAATCCGTATATTATGGCTCCAGGGCTGTTACATGCCTACCCG CCACAAGTATATGGTTATGATGACTTGCAGATGCTTCAGACAAGATTTCCATTG GATTACTACAGCATCCCATTTCCTGCACCCACCACGCCGCTGACTGGGAGGGATGGTAGCCTGTCCAGCAACCCTTATTCCG GTGACCTCACAAAGTTTGGCCGTGGGgatgcctcctccccagccccggccaCTACCTTGGCCCAACCCCAACAGAACCAGACGCAGACTCACCACACCACGCAGCAGACATTCCTGAACCCGGCGCTGCCTCCTGGCTACAGTTACACCAGCCTGCCATACTACACAGGGGTTCCGGGCCTCCCCAGCACCTTCCAGTATGGGCCTGCTGTGTTCCCT GTGGCTCCTACCTCTTCCAAGCAGCATGGTGTGAATGTCAGTGTGAATGCATCGGCCACCCCTTTCCAACAGCCAAGTGGATATGGGTCTCATGGATACAACACTG gtgTCTCAGTCACCTCCAGTAACACGGGCGTGCCAGATATCTCGGGTTCTGTGTACTCCaaaacccag CAATCCTTTGAGAAACAAGGTTTTCATTCCGGTACTCCTGCTGCCTCCTTCAACTTGCCTTCAGCCCTAGGAAGTGGGGGGCCCATCAATCCAGCCACAGCTGCTGCCTACCCACCTGCCCCCTTTATGCACATTCTGACCCCCCATCAGCAGCCGCACTCCCAGATCCTTCACCATCACCTACAGCAGGATGGCCAG ACGGGCAGCGGGCAACGTAGCCAGACCAGCTCCATCCCGCAGAAGCCCCAGACCAACAAGTCTGCCTACAACAGCTACAGCTGGGGGGCCAACTGA
- the UBAP2L gene encoding ubiquitin-associated protein 2-like isoform X17, with translation MMTSVGTNRARGNWEQPQNQNQTQHKQRPQATAEQIRLAQMISDHNDADFEEKVKQLIDITGKNQDECVIALHDCNGDVNRAINVLLEGNPDTHSWEMVGKKKGVSGQKDGGQTESNEEGKENRDRDRDYSRRRGGPPRRGRGASRGRECMHGALTKPAVVRGQENGLDGTKSGGPSGRGTERGRRGRGRGRGGSGRRGGRFSAQGMGTFNPADYAEPANTDDNYGNNSGSTWNNTGHFEPDDGTRLDFIGVEGSNYPRKFETAPGAWRTATEEWGTEDWNEDLSETKIFTASNVSSVPLPAENVTITAGQRIDLAVLLGKTPSSMENDSSNLDPSQAPSLAQPLVFSNSKQNTISQPASGNTFSHHSVVSMLGKGFGDVSETKSGSTTGSQFLEQFKTAQALAQLAAQHSQSGTTTTSSWDMGSTTQSPSLVQYDLKNPNDSTVHSPFTKRQAFTPSSTMMEVFLQEKPPAAATSTAAPPPPSSPLPSKSTSAPQMSPGSSDNQSSSPQPAQQKLKQQKKKASLTSKIPALAVEMPGSADISGLNLQFGALQFGSEPVLSDYESTPTTSASSSQAPNSLYTSTASESSSTISSNQSQESGYQSGPIQSTTYTSQNNAQGPLYEQRSTQTRRYPSSISSSPQKDLTQAKNGFSSVQATQLQTTQSVEGATGSAVKSDSPSTSSIPPLSETVSAASLLTTTNQHSSTLGGLNHSEEIPNTTTTQHNSTLSTQQNTLSSSTSSGRTSTSTLLHTSVESEANLHSSSSTFSTTSSTVSAPPPVVSVSSSLNSGSSLGLNIGSNSTVTASTRSSVATTSGKAPPNLPPGVPPLLPNPYIMAPGLLHAYPPQVYGYDDLQMLQTRFPLDYYSIPFPAPTTPLTGRDGSLSSNPYSGDLTKFGRGDASSPAPATTLAQPQQNQTQTHHTTQQTFLNPALPPGYSYTSLPYYTGVPGLPSTFQYGPAVFPVAPTSSKQHGVNVSVNASATPFQQPSGYGSHGYNTGRKYPPPYKHFWTAES, from the exons CATTCCTGGGAGATGGTCGGAAAGAAGAAAGGAGTCTCAGGACAGAAGGATGGTGGCCAAACGGAATCCAATGAGGAAGGCAAAGAAAATCGAGACCGGGACAGAGACTATAGTCGGCGACGTGGTGGGCCACCAAGACGGGGAAGAGGCGCCAGCCGTGGACGAGAGTGTATGCATGGGGCTTTAACAAAACCAGCTGTGG ttCGGGGTCAGGAAAATGGATTAGATGGCACCAAGAGTGGAGGGCCTTCTggaagaggcacagagagaggcagaagagGTCGTGGACGAGGCAGAG gTGGTTCTGGTAGGCGGGGAGGAAGGTTTTCTGCTCAAGGAATGGG aaccTTTAACCCAGCTGATTATGCAGAACCAGCCAATACTGATGATAACTATGGCAATAATAGCGGCAGTACGTGGAACAACACTGGCCACTTCGAGCCAGATGATGGGACGA gACTTGATTTCATTGGGGTTGAGGGGTCAAATTATCCCCGAAAATTTGAGACTGCTCCTG GCGCATGGAGGACCGCAACAGAAGAGTGGGGAACTGAAGATTGGAATGAAGAT ctttcTGAGACCAAGATCTTCACTGCCTCTAATGTGTCTTCAGTGCCTCTGCCTGCAGAGAATGTGACAATCACTGCTGGTCAGAG AATTGACCTTGCTGTCCTGTTGGGGAAGACACCATCTTCAATGGAGAATGATTCATCTAATCTGGATCCATCTCAGGCTCCTTCTCTTGCCCAGCCTCTGGTGTTCAGTAACTCGAAGCAGAATACCATATCACAGCCTGCTTCAGGGAACACATTTTCTCATCACAGTGTG GTGAGCATGTTAGGGAAAGGATTTGGTGATGTCAGTGAAACTAAAAGTGGCAGCACCACAGGCTCCCAGTTCTTGGAGCAATTCAAGACTGCTCAGGCCCTGGCTCAGTTGGCAGCTCAGCATTCTCAATCTGgaaccaccaccacctcctcttGGGACATGGGCTCCACCACACAGTCCCCATCGCTGGTGCAGTATG ATTTGAAGAACCCAAATGATTCAACAGTGCACAGCCCCTTCACAAAGCGCCAGGCTTTTACCCCGTCTTCAACCATGATGGAGGTGTTCCTTCAGGAGAAGCCACCCGCAGCGGCTACCTCCACAGCTGCACCTCCACCCCCCTCTTCTCCTCTGCCAAGCAAATCCACCTCGGCTCCACAAATGTCTCCTGGGTCTTCAGACAACCAATCCTCCAGCCCTCAGCCGGCTCAGCAAAAACTGAAACAGCAGAAGAAAAAAGCCTCCTTGACTTCTAAG ATTCCTGCTCTGGCTGTGGAGATGCCTGGCTCAGCAGATATCTCAGGGCTAAACCTACAGTTTGGGGCATTGCAGTTTGGGTCAGAGCCTGTCCTTTCTGATTATGAGTCCACTCCAACCACGAGCGCCTCTTCAAGCCAGGCTCCAAATAGCCTCTATACCAGCACGGCCAG TGAATCTTCATCTACAATTTCATCTAATCAGAGTCAGGAGTCCGGTTATCAGAGTGGCCCAATTCAGTCAACAACCTATACCTCCCAAAACAATGCTCAGGGCCCTCTGTATGAACAGAGATCCACGCAGACTCGGCGGTACCCCAGCTCCATCtcttcatcaccccaaaaggaccTGACTCAGGCAAAG AATGGCTTCAGTTCTGTGCAGGCCACGCAGTTACAGACCACGCAATCTGTTGAAG GTGCTACAGGCTCTGCAGTGAAATCTGACTCACCTTCTACTTCTAGTATCCCCCCTCTCAGTGAAACGGTATCTGCAGCTTCCTTATTGACGACAACCAATCAGCACTCGTCCACTTTGGGTGGCTTGAACCACAGTGAGGAGATTCCAAATACTACCACCACACAACACAACAG TACGTTATCTACTCAGCAGAATACCCTTTCGTCATCAACATCTTCTGGGCGTACTTCAACATCCACTCTTTTG CACACAAGCGTGGAGAGTGAGGCGAATCTTCATTCTTCCTCCAGCACTTTCTCCACCACGTCCAGCACAGTCTCTGCACCTCCGCCAGTGGTCAGTGTCTCCTCCAGTCTCAATAGTGGCAGTAGCCTGGGCCTCAACATAGGCAGCAACTCCACTGTCACAGCCTCGACTCGAAGCTCAGTTGCTACAACTTCAG gaAAAGCTCCTCCTAATCTCCCTCCTGGGGTCCCGCCATTGTTGCCTAATCCGTATATTATGGCTCCAGGGCTGTTACATGCCTACCCG CCACAAGTATATGGTTATGATGACTTGCAGATGCTTCAGACAAGATTTCCATTG GATTACTACAGCATCCCATTTCCTGCACCCACCACGCCGCTGACTGGGAGGGATGGTAGCCTGTCCAGCAACCCTTATTCCG GTGACCTCACAAAGTTTGGCCGTGGGgatgcctcctccccagccccggccaCTACCTTGGCCCAACCCCAACAGAACCAGACGCAGACTCACCACACCACGCAGCAGACATTCCTGAACCCGGCGCTGCCTCCTGGCTACAGTTACACCAGCCTGCCATACTACACAGGGGTTCCGGGCCTCCCCAGCACCTTCCAGTATGGGCCTGCTGTGTTCCCT GTGGCTCCTACCTCTTCCAAGCAGCATGGTGTGAATGTCAGTGTGAATGCATCGGCCACCCCTTTCCAACAGCCAAGTGGATATGGGTCTCATGGATACAACACTG GAAGAAAATATCCACCCCCTTACAAGCATTTCTGGACGGCAGAGAGCTAA